One Clostridiisalibacter paucivorans DSM 22131 DNA segment encodes these proteins:
- a CDS encoding recombinase family protein: protein MNGDIDMVITKSISRFARNTLDTLKYVRRLKEMNVAVFFEEENINTLTMDGELLLVILSSVAQQEVENISANVKKGLKMKMQRGELVGFHGCLGYDYDKESKTISINEDEVEVVRYIFKRYLEGAGGSVICRELENLGYRSPRSSSKWSATTVLGIIKNEKYKGDLLMGKTFTLDPITKRRLENFGEEDKFHIKDHHEPIISEEDFDKAQAIRLRRAKNRNTVGSKNGKRDKFSREYAFFLPIRIWLLWFKFI, encoded by the coding sequence ATGAATGGAGATATAGATATGGTAATCACTAAATCTATATCTAGATTTGCTAGAAATACTTTAGATACACTAAAATATGTGAGACGCTTAAAGGAAATGAATGTAGCAGTATTTTTTGAGGAAGAAAATATTAATACATTAACTATGGATGGTGAATTACTTTTAGTTATACTTAGCTCTGTTGCCCAGCAAGAAGTTGAAAATATTTCGGCTAATGTAAAAAAAGGTTTGAAGATGAAAATGCAGAGAGGAGAGCTGGTTGGTTTTCATGGATGTTTAGGTTATGATTATGATAAAGAAAGTAAAACTATCTCAATAAATGAAGATGAAGTCGAGGTAGTGAGATATATATTTAAGAGATACTTAGAAGGGGCAGGGGGAAGTGTTATATGCAGGGAGTTAGAAAACCTTGGCTACAGGTCTCCTAGAAGCTCTAGTAAGTGGTCAGCCACCACTGTACTGGGAATTATAAAGAATGAAAAATATAAAGGAGATCTTTTAATGGGAAAGACCTTTACTCTAGATCCTATTACTAAAAGAAGACTGGAGAACTTTGGTGAAGAAGATAAATTTCATATAAAAGACCACCATGAACCAATTATAAGTGAAGAGGACTTTGATAAAGCCCAAGCTATTAGACTTAGAAGGGCTAAGAATAGGAACACTGTAGGCTCAAAGAATGGTAAAAGAGACAAATTCAGTAGGGAATATGCTTTTTTCCTGCCTATTAGAATATGGCTTCTGTGGTTCAAATTTATCTAG
- a CDS encoding zinc ribbon domain-containing protein — translation MLFSCLLEYGFCGSNLSRRSWHSNSQYKKTIWQCVTGTKKGKKFCPDSKGIEEIAIEKAFLESYRQLTSNNKDIVDKFLELIESTLKDNTLEKNIKKLEREISKITNKQNSLVDLRLEEKIE, via the coding sequence ATGCTTTTTTCCTGCCTATTAGAATATGGCTTCTGTGGTTCAAATTTATCTAGAAGATCCTGGCATAGTAACTCCCAATACAAGAAGACTATCTGGCAATGTGTAACTGGAACTAAGAAGGGTAAAAAGTTCTGTCCTGACTCTAAGGGTATAGAGGAAATAGCAATAGAGAAAGCCTTTCTAGAGAGCTATAGGCAGCTTACCTCAAATAATAAGGATATCGTAGACAAGTTCTTAGAATTAATAGAATCGACTTTGAAGGATAATACACTGGAGAAAAATATCAAGAAATTAGAAAGAGAAATATCTAAGATTACAAACAAACAAAACTCTTTAGTTGACTTAAGATTAGAAGAAAAAATAGAGTAA